From one Octopus bimaculoides isolate UCB-OBI-ISO-001 chromosome 1, ASM119413v2, whole genome shotgun sequence genomic stretch:
- the LOC106878273 gene encoding folylpolyglutamate synthase, mitochondrial isoform X2 — MLNYQDAIKKLNLLQANKSQDPEAKLNFVRSCLTDINLTLGDLDKLSVIHIAGTKGKGSTCAYTESILHHKGYKTGFFSSPHLIEVRERIRINGVPLSKEDFTKYFWICYDQLLEKKEQMPSYFQFLTLMAVYVFHKEDVDVAVIEVGLGGLYDCTNIVENPVVCGITHLGIDHVNVLGNTLESIAAHKAGIFKTGSIAVTAPQKEAAMKVLKQTATDKNCSLYLSPPFSSYEIVKENPAFYNKEPFEYENMALAIQLSRIWMDQNNRGDTTCKVALQEFEDSKETIPVLDPVVEDVNKVIEALTSNQWLGRVQVVKRHNITYYLDGAHNEDSIKLCCEWFKKKSAEEIRLLSDNQKVVKILMFNITGARNSLALLDHLMECNFDLAVFTPNICYSEEVLCDQLKLAVTTHDANKVCQTNENFWRNLQCNRSCGDKDKFLNNNNKYNEPNQQPNSDVVAESETHVFESIHDCIFWCSQGKDKALNKRLSIQPSMPSILEEADHVQILVTGSLYLVGGVLTIFKDSEALISI; from the exons tTAGGAGACTTGGACAAATTATCAGTGATTCACATAGCTGGAACCAAAGGCAAGGGATCAACTTGTGCTTACACTGAGAGTATTTTACATCATAAAGGATACAAGACTGGATTTTTTAG ttCTCCACACCTGATTGAAGTTCGTGAAAGAATCCGTATCAATGGGGTTCCTCTTTCAAAAGAggatttcacaaaatatttttggatTTGCTATGACCAGCTATTG gaaaaaaaggaacaaatgCCATCATATTTTCAATTCCTCACATTGATGGCAGTTTATGTTTTCCACAAAGAAGATGTAGATGTGGCAGTCATTGAAGTTGGCCTTGGTGGTCTTTATGATTGTACTAACATTGTTGAAAACCCAGTAGTATGTGGAATTACACATCTAGGCATTGACCATGTAAATGTACTTGGTAATACTTTAGAGAGCATTGCAGCACATAAAGCTGGTATTTTCAAG ACAGGTTCCATTGCTGTTACTGCTCCTCAGAAAGAAGCTGCAATGAAAGTTTTGAAGCAGACGGCCAcggataaaaat TGTAGTTTGTATTTATCGCCTCCATTTTCATCTTATGAGATAGTCAAAGAAAATCCTGCATTTTACAATAAAGAACcatttgaatatgaaaatatggcATTGGCTATTCAATTATCCAGGATATGGATGGATCAAAACAACAGAG GAGACACAACTTGCAAAGTTGCATTGCAAGAATTTGAAGACAGTAAGGAAACCATTCCTGTTCTTGACCCTGTTGTTGAAGACGTTAATAAAGTCATTGAAG CTCTTACATCAAACCAATGGTTGGGACGTGTACAGGTTGTAAAAAGACACAACATAACTTATTATCTTGATGGTGCACATAATGAAGACAGTATAAAG TTGTGCTGTGAATGGTTTAAAAAAAAGTCAGCTGAAGAGATCAGACTTTTATC tgaTAACCAAAAAGTGGTGAAAATTTTGATGTTTAATATCACAGGGGCACGAAACTCTCTTGCTTTACTGGATCATCTAATG GAGTGTAACTTTGATCTGGCTGTCTTTACCCCCAATATATGCTACAGTGAGGAAGTTTTATGTG ATCAATTAAAGCTTGCTGTTACTACACATGATGCCAACAAAGTTTGCCAGACAAATGAAAATTTCTGGAGAAATCTTCAGTGTAACAGAAGCTGTGGAGACAAAGAcaaatttcttaataataataataaatataatgaacctAATCAACAACCAAATTCAGATGTCGTAGCAGAATCTGAAACGCATGTTTTTGAAAGTATCCATGACTGCATATTTTGGTGTAGTCAAGGCAAAGATAAAGCTTTAAATAAACGTCTCTCTATTCAACCATCAATGCCATCAATACTGGAAGAAGCTGATCATGTCCAAATCTTAGTAACTGGTAGCCTTTACTTAGTAGGAGGTGTTCTTACAATATTTAAAGACTCTGAAGCACTAATCTCAATATAA